In Terriglobus sp. TAA 43, a single window of DNA contains:
- a CDS encoding outer membrane beta-barrel protein yields MISFRTKGCILLTGLLLASAATLHAQTSDTTPSDAPLQSSDLTQGNFFQRLGHFYLHDWNGTLPSTPTPQRRALDPPLDSPPYPSSDWGYGGSSPIGVPDGNTYPLMSALKLQNSRTKIYGWVAPSFNYSTSDKNNFPVSYDVFPNSVVLNQAVIYIERLLDTVQNRHFDWGYHITGFFGNDYRFTTAKDYLSQQLLQKNRRYGFDPVLEYADLYFPVKEGLNIRIGRFLSVPGIEAQLAPNNYNMTHSLLYTIDPFTDTGIIGSLKLSKQWMVQLGLSAGHDVAPWSDDRKPSAIACVNYSTASNRNNFYACANGINDGKYAYNNLQHYDATWYHKFDAKWHMATEAWYMYEREVPNVAENVANPVPIETGANGAYCAPGQVRCTAPEYAIVNYINREVNPHLTVGFRSDLLNDKKGQRTGIATKYTENTLYATKYFGTTVMLRPEIRFDHSWDRPGYNNGTARNQFFVGADLIYKF; encoded by the coding sequence ATGATTTCGTTTCGTACCAAAGGCTGCATTTTATTAACCGGCCTTCTTCTCGCCAGCGCAGCCACACTTCATGCACAGACTTCGGACACCACACCATCGGACGCTCCCCTACAAAGCAGCGATCTGACGCAGGGTAATTTCTTTCAGCGGCTTGGTCACTTCTATCTTCATGACTGGAACGGAACTCTGCCATCTACGCCTACGCCGCAGCGGCGTGCATTGGACCCACCACTCGATTCGCCGCCGTATCCCAGCAGCGATTGGGGCTATGGAGGATCTAGTCCCATCGGAGTTCCCGATGGCAATACATATCCGCTGATGTCGGCACTCAAATTACAGAACAGCAGAACAAAGATTTACGGATGGGTTGCACCGAGTTTCAACTACAGCACCTCCGACAAGAACAACTTCCCTGTCTCTTACGACGTATTCCCCAACAGCGTCGTTCTGAATCAAGCCGTCATATACATCGAACGGCTTCTAGACACGGTGCAGAACAGGCATTTCGACTGGGGATACCACATCACTGGATTTTTTGGGAACGACTATCGCTTCACAACGGCAAAGGATTATCTCAGTCAACAACTTCTGCAGAAGAACCGTCGCTACGGATTCGACCCAGTCCTTGAATATGCTGACCTCTACTTCCCCGTGAAAGAAGGTCTGAATATCCGCATCGGTCGTTTTCTTTCTGTACCCGGTATCGAAGCGCAGTTGGCACCCAACAACTACAACATGACCCATTCGCTGCTATACACAATCGATCCATTTACCGACACTGGAATCATTGGCTCTCTGAAGCTGTCAAAGCAGTGGATGGTTCAGCTTGGCCTGTCCGCAGGGCATGACGTTGCGCCTTGGTCAGACGATCGCAAACCCTCAGCCATTGCGTGCGTCAACTACTCGACAGCTTCGAATCGCAATAACTTCTATGCCTGCGCGAATGGCATCAACGATGGCAAATACGCGTACAACAACCTGCAGCACTATGACGCCACTTGGTATCACAAGTTCGATGCGAAGTGGCATATGGCAACAGAGGCCTGGTACATGTACGAACGCGAAGTTCCAAACGTCGCCGAGAACGTGGCTAATCCTGTGCCAATAGAAACAGGCGCCAATGGTGCGTATTGTGCTCCGGGACAGGTCCGTTGCACGGCACCCGAGTACGCGATCGTCAACTACATCAATCGCGAGGTCAATCCTCACCTTACTGTCGGTTTCAGGTCTGATCTGTTGAATGACAAGAAAGGACAGCGCACCGGCATCGCGACCAAATACACCGAAAACACGCTTTACGCGACAAAGTACTTTGGGACGACGGTCATGTTGCGACCCGAGATTCGCTTCGATCATTCGTGGGATCGACCGGGCTACAACAATGGCACCGCAAGAAACCAGTTCTTTGTCGGTGCCGATCTGATCTATAAGTTTTAG
- a CDS encoding DUF6677 family protein, with protein sequence MAVTQTTSVPVRQSAVSPTLVLLAGWLVPGLGHVLVKKPIRAALLFVSIVSMFFLGMMMHGKVYSATNGDVLDLLGFVGQMGSPLLYVIAHAGSLGGQALTDTVSDYGSKFAVVAGLLNVMAAVDAQSLANGRKESL encoded by the coding sequence ATGGCTGTGACCCAAACAACGAGTGTGCCGGTACGGCAGAGTGCAGTGTCTCCTACGCTGGTGTTGCTGGCTGGATGGTTAGTGCCGGGGCTTGGACATGTGCTTGTGAAGAAGCCCATCCGTGCGGCGCTGTTGTTCGTTTCCATCGTCAGCATGTTCTTCCTGGGCATGATGATGCACGGCAAGGTCTACTCTGCAACCAACGGCGACGTGCTGGATCTTCTGGGCTTCGTGGGGCAGATGGGTTCGCCGCTGCTGTACGTGATCGCCCACGCGGGCAGTCTTGGTGGCCAGGCGTTGACGGACACGGTTTCCGACTACGGCAGCAAGTTTGCCGTGGTAGCCGGACTGCTGAACGTAATGGCCGCGGTGGATGCGCAGTCGTTGGCCAACGGCCGCAAGGAGAGCCTGTAA
- the bla gene encoding subclass B3 metallo-beta-lactamase, which produces MAQNKADWVAPTAPFRISGNLYYVGSRDLAAYLITTPKGNILINANLVTSPPQIRASVEKLGFKWSDTKILLSSQSHYDHAAGSAEVMKETGAKLMVMDGDVKVMEDGGASDYDHTLDHFPPVHVDRVLHDMDKVQLGGTTIVARKTAGHTQGCTTWTMETQEKGRTLHVVIVGGMSWNPAVRLVSSPGKPASYPGIEQDFQKTFATLNALPVDIFLGAHGVYFDLLGKMARWPQQGDAVWIDPAGYHQAVNEKKAAFEAEVAKEKSEK; this is translated from the coding sequence ATGGCTCAGAACAAAGCCGACTGGGTTGCGCCCACTGCGCCGTTTCGAATTTCGGGCAATCTGTACTACGTCGGGTCTCGCGATCTTGCGGCTTACCTGATCACGACGCCAAAGGGCAACATCCTAATCAATGCGAATCTTGTGACGTCGCCTCCGCAGATACGTGCCAGTGTTGAAAAGCTTGGCTTCAAGTGGAGTGATACGAAGATTCTTCTTAGCAGCCAGTCACATTACGATCATGCCGCTGGTTCCGCGGAGGTGATGAAGGAGACAGGCGCGAAGTTGATGGTGATGGATGGCGATGTGAAGGTGATGGAAGATGGCGGCGCATCAGACTATGACCACACGCTGGATCATTTTCCACCGGTACATGTCGATCGTGTATTGCATGACATGGACAAGGTGCAGTTGGGCGGCACCACCATCGTTGCACGCAAGACGGCGGGTCATACGCAGGGGTGCACTACATGGACGATGGAGACGCAGGAGAAAGGACGTACGCTACACGTGGTGATCGTGGGCGGCATGTCATGGAACCCTGCTGTACGACTGGTTTCCTCGCCGGGCAAGCCGGCATCGTATCCGGGTATTGAGCAGGATTTTCAGAAAACATTTGCAACGTTGAACGCACTTCCCGTGGACATATTTCTTGGTGCGCACGGTGTGTATTTCGATCTCTTGGGGAAGATGGCGCGCTGGCCGCAGCAAGGCGATGCAGTCTGGATTGATCCCGCTGGTTACCACCAAGCCGTAAACGAGAAGAAGGCCGCCTTTGAAGCAGAAGTGGCGAAGGAAAAGTCTGAAAAATAG
- a CDS encoding DUF2911 domain-containing protein, giving the protein MKIKKLVVAAALLCCGLSLSAIAQGGMEMAPQKPGAPLASPRKQAEASINGATVKVDYGAPSMRGRKIMGEVVPYTTWWRTGANEATLFETNTDLMVGSLHVPAGKYTLVTLPSEGEWQLVFCKHLGQWGTDRFEADDLGKVPMTKASLASPQEMMSIEFGNTTAKGTEMHVKWETTDVWVPVTFMK; this is encoded by the coding sequence ATGAAGATCAAGAAGCTGGTCGTTGCCGCTGCACTGCTGTGTTGTGGCTTGAGCCTTTCGGCAATCGCGCAGGGTGGGATGGAAATGGCTCCCCAGAAGCCGGGCGCTCCATTGGCGAGCCCACGGAAGCAGGCGGAGGCCAGCATCAATGGCGCCACTGTGAAGGTGGATTACGGTGCACCCAGCATGCGCGGACGAAAGATCATGGGCGAAGTGGTGCCGTACACCACCTGGTGGCGTACGGGTGCAAATGAGGCCACGCTTTTCGAAACGAATACCGATCTGATGGTGGGTTCATTGCATGTTCCTGCAGGCAAATATACGCTGGTTACGCTGCCGTCTGAAGGCGAATGGCAGTTGGTGTTTTGCAAGCATCTTGGACAGTGGGGAACAGATCGCTTCGAGGCCGATGACCTTGGCAAAGTGCCCATGACGAAGGCATCGTTGGCTTCGCCGCAGGAGATGATGTCCATCGAATTCGGGAACACGACTGCGAAAGGTACGGAGATGCATGTGAAGTGGGAGACCACGGACGTGTGGGTTCCCGTCACCTTTATGAAGTAA
- a CDS encoding BlaI/MecI/CopY family transcriptional regulator: MKMTKQVPKPTEGELELLTILWERGDATVRDVFETVNERRPVVYTGVQKLMQIMLDKGLVERDVTERAHVYRAAIAKEDTERRFMRELSDRFFSGSAAQLALRALEMEPASEEDLREIRSLIAKKLS, encoded by the coding sequence ATGAAGATGACCAAGCAAGTTCCGAAGCCGACAGAGGGTGAGCTTGAGCTCCTGACCATACTTTGGGAGCGAGGCGACGCTACCGTTCGCGACGTATTTGAAACCGTGAATGAACGGCGTCCCGTGGTGTACACGGGAGTGCAAAAACTTATGCAGATCATGCTGGACAAAGGCCTGGTTGAGCGCGACGTCACGGAACGTGCGCACGTTTATCGAGCTGCCATCGCAAAGGAAGATACAGAGCGCCGTTTCATGCGCGAGTTAAGCGACAGGTTCTTCTCAGGTTCAGCAGCGCAGTTGGCACTGCGGGCGCTGGAGATGGAGCCCGCCAGCGAAGAAGATCTTCGCGAGATCCGCAGTCTCATTGCAAAGAAACTGTCTTGA
- a CDS encoding FAD-dependent oxidoreductase, whose protein sequence is MDRRSFLHGSAALTGFSLLQGCAKHVTTPAAATAPALPFYDVPGNILPIRADVDRIFRITVCLRPFRAVGPRMDVVKVGDKTVVTNYGHGGSGWSLSWGAADVVVRKAMEAAPGVKECAVIGAGALGLTTALTAQRMGYKVTIYAKETAPYIRSVRATGSWTPDSRVALSTDASADFAALWERMARTSWTMYNSYLGVAGSPIEWTDRYQLSDDPPRDRNRPVDPNTAADPADRTKQVHEFARYSQSIADITPKSKDMPSGSTPFPTKYVRRNSSLTFNVAGYAKLLMQEFYLAGGRLEMREFHEPNEFASLKESVVFCCTGYDSKALWSDQSIVPVRGQIAWLIPQEGVNYGIGYKGLNLLARRDGIVVQPNIGGEEEGWNDSNESPDHAAAEAGVKILQELYSRMEPIVAKRGTRVTA, encoded by the coding sequence ATGGACCGTCGTTCATTTCTTCATGGATCGGCAGCACTTACCGGCTTTAGCCTTCTGCAGGGGTGCGCAAAGCACGTTACAACGCCTGCTGCCGCAACAGCACCCGCACTTCCTTTTTATGATGTGCCGGGAAACATTCTTCCCATTCGCGCGGATGTAGACCGCATCTTTCGCATCACTGTATGTCTGCGGCCGTTTCGTGCAGTGGGACCGCGAATGGATGTGGTGAAGGTGGGCGATAAGACCGTCGTGACGAACTACGGTCATGGTGGCAGCGGATGGTCGCTTTCATGGGGTGCGGCAGATGTGGTCGTGCGCAAGGCGATGGAAGCCGCACCGGGAGTGAAGGAATGCGCTGTGATCGGCGCAGGTGCGCTTGGGCTGACGACGGCGTTGACCGCGCAACGCATGGGCTACAAGGTGACCATCTACGCGAAAGAGACGGCGCCGTATATTCGCAGCGTACGTGCCACTGGTTCCTGGACACCGGATTCACGCGTGGCACTCAGCACGGATGCGTCTGCAGATTTCGCTGCACTGTGGGAACGCATGGCGCGCACCTCATGGACTATGTACAACAGCTATCTTGGCGTGGCCGGCTCTCCGATTGAATGGACCGATCGTTATCAGCTCTCGGATGATCCGCCGCGCGATCGCAATCGTCCTGTTGATCCCAATACCGCGGCCGATCCTGCTGACAGAACAAAACAGGTGCACGAGTTCGCGCGCTACAGCCAAAGCATCGCGGACATCACGCCGAAATCGAAAGACATGCCGTCCGGCTCGACACCGTTCCCCACGAAGTATGTGCGTCGTAATTCGTCGCTGACGTTCAATGTTGCCGGATACGCGAAGTTGTTGATGCAGGAGTTCTATCTTGCAGGCGGACGCCTTGAGATGCGCGAGTTCCATGAACCCAATGAGTTCGCCTCGTTGAAAGAGAGCGTTGTGTTTTGCTGCACAGGCTATGACTCGAAGGCGTTATGGAGCGACCAAAGCATTGTTCCGGTGCGTGGCCAGATTGCTTGGCTCATCCCACAGGAGGGCGTGAACTATGGCATCGGATACAAGGGCCTGAACCTGCTTGCGCGGCGTGATGGCATTGTGGTGCAGCCGAATATTGGTGGCGAAGAAGAAGGCTGGAACGATAGCAATGAGTCGCCAGATCATGCTGCTGCCGAAGCAGGCGTGAAGATACTGCAGGAACTGTACAGCCGTATGGAACCCATCGTTGCGAAGCGTGGAACCAGGGTGACAGCTTAG
- a CDS encoding capsule assembly Wzi family protein, translating to MSLNKTRNATGLLPKKTVMRRVTGLFSLGLIMTPMVRTWGQETSKIAVTPSSADEESSKTDRFGSVNVPMDSWVYPALDRLANLGFIGSQSVTIRPWTRKECLRQLLEARDLYLKGEVAGHADGEVERLLSDLLREFNLPSDTPEAAVESIYFREGTIAGPALTDGYHFGQTWWNDYGRPLGRGNSAILGYSVRANRSRFFFYARQELQQYPTIQGTTPQLSSLINYLDETTKIPGYAPVTPNTPAGVRQRPIELYAGLGFAGTQLSFGKQVIYWGPTNMGPLSFSINAEPTYNLRLLSTRPHSIPFTDGHVTYRFDLNFGKLSGHHFPARPYYNGQKAEFTFFDTLELGFTRWSILWGVGHPMTVGSLWRNLTSHASTGTNFAYGDRADPGDRKAGFDFRLHVPGLRKYVTIYSDSYSDDDVSPLNAPRRAVWSPGIYFSRLPLIPHTDLRVEMASSEELSEDEGRVRNFSNNQYRDGNTNKGFMLGNAVGRDARAIEGRVTYWKSANTTFGGGFRQTKGGNMLPGGSTVSDVFGNVTAGIGREWTIKAFVQYERWLLPVLQPTAQQNGSGWIQVMWTPQNSVLRRIGKAK from the coding sequence GTGAGCTTAAATAAGACGCGCAATGCAACGGGACTTCTTCCCAAAAAGACAGTGATGCGGCGAGTCACGGGGCTTTTCAGTCTGGGCCTCATCATGACACCGATGGTCCGCACCTGGGGACAGGAAACCAGCAAGATCGCTGTTACTCCATCCTCGGCCGATGAGGAATCGTCAAAAACTGATCGTTTTGGATCAGTGAATGTTCCCATGGATAGTTGGGTATATCCGGCCCTGGATCGTCTTGCCAACCTAGGCTTCATCGGTTCACAGAGTGTCACGATACGCCCGTGGACGCGTAAGGAATGCCTGCGGCAACTCCTTGAAGCGCGCGACCTTTATTTAAAGGGCGAGGTCGCAGGACATGCGGACGGTGAAGTCGAACGTCTGCTCTCGGACCTTCTACGGGAGTTCAATCTGCCCTCGGATACGCCGGAAGCAGCCGTTGAATCGATCTACTTCCGTGAAGGAACCATTGCTGGACCAGCGCTGACGGATGGTTACCATTTTGGACAGACCTGGTGGAACGATTATGGAAGGCCGCTTGGTCGTGGTAACAGTGCGATTCTTGGCTATTCCGTGCGCGCCAACCGTAGCCGGTTCTTTTTTTATGCTCGGCAGGAGTTGCAGCAGTATCCAACGATTCAAGGCACGACACCACAACTTTCCAGTCTGATTAACTATCTGGATGAAACTACTAAAATTCCGGGTTATGCTCCTGTGACCCCGAATACTCCGGCAGGTGTGCGCCAGCGTCCGATTGAGCTGTACGCCGGACTGGGGTTTGCCGGGACACAGCTTTCCTTTGGCAAGCAGGTTATCTATTGGGGACCCACGAATATGGGGCCTCTGTCGTTTTCAATCAATGCGGAACCCACTTACAACCTGCGATTGTTGTCCACACGTCCACATTCCATCCCGTTCACTGATGGACATGTAACCTATCGCTTCGACCTTAATTTCGGAAAGTTATCTGGCCATCATTTCCCTGCGCGGCCCTATTACAACGGACAGAAAGCTGAGTTCACTTTCTTTGACACTCTTGAACTAGGCTTCACCCGATGGTCGATCTTGTGGGGGGTGGGACACCCGATGACAGTCGGAAGCCTTTGGCGAAATCTCACGAGCCATGCTTCTACCGGGACAAATTTCGCGTACGGAGATCGTGCCGATCCAGGAGACCGCAAGGCGGGGTTTGATTTCCGGCTGCATGTTCCGGGGCTGCGCAAATATGTGACCATTTACAGCGATTCCTACTCTGATGATGATGTGAGTCCGCTCAATGCGCCCAGGCGGGCGGTGTGGAGTCCGGGTATATATTTCTCTCGCTTACCTTTGATTCCGCATACGGATCTTCGGGTAGAAATGGCCAGCTCTGAAGAGTTAAGCGAGGACGAAGGGCGAGTTCGGAATTTTTCCAACAATCAGTACAGAGATGGCAACACGAATAAAGGCTTCATGCTTGGGAACGCGGTTGGTCGTGATGCGAGGGCGATCGAAGGTCGCGTGACGTATTGGAAGTCGGCGAACACCACCTTTGGTGGGGGTTTCCGCCAAACCAAGGGAGGAAACATGCTCCCGGGTGGGAGTACGGTCTCGGACGTTTTCGGGAATGTGACGGCGGGCATTGGCAGAGAGTGGACCATCAAGGCCTTTGTTCAGTACGAGCGATGGCTGCTTCCGGTATTGCAGCCGACGGCACAACAGAACGGCAGTGGCTGGATACAAGTGATGTGGACGCCGCAGAACTCAGTGTTGCGCAGGATTGGAAAGGCAAAGTAA
- a CDS encoding M56 family metallopeptidase: MSAYLGVHTDEVVALGWTLLHFCWQSAVIAVLYVLIDRLTRNASASIRYGIAVIALALMPLAAIATFVEQERLVVPALHSVQSSTQAEQQLPVVASRLGGMHTAILDELPAAAPVVSGSELWIAENAGLLLPCMDAVWLLGVVLLAVRAAGGWWQLRGLKLRASTAVPADVQVAFERLKRRYELSRGVLLRMSDEVISPMVFGAWRTVVLVPLSAVAQLTPEQMEAVLAHELAHVRRWDYLVNLMQTVTECLFFFHPAVWWISHRVRDFREVCCDEAAAQTCADPAIYAAALLQMEEQRFQPRLAMALNGNGGTLLQRVRRVMGEKAMEQRQMSGIRMMTAGLALVGLYAVPHVAHSMKMEIKPKAAVAPIAEVAPRVAAQSTPEVSIAVKPRVDVETVQSTNIDIADANPEPNPAPAPRAVNQNSSQEVKQNGMQYLDGMKAAGYPLDLNNDLDEIIRLRSVGVTPEYAGAMAQAGMGKPTLKELTTLKAVGVTPDYVKSLKASSSAPANFHDVISFKTLGVTPEYAQQMESLGLGKPTMHDLTSMKAVGVTPEYAAGLKSSGFAPKDFHELVSMRAVGVTPEYASAMAAAGFSANSAHDLVSMKAQGMTPEYAKWLKANFPNADLHAMRQAITFHIDDKFVADAKAHGFNGTDLDKLTKLKMSGLLN; this comes from the coding sequence GTGAGCGCTTACCTTGGGGTACACACGGACGAAGTTGTTGCGCTGGGATGGACACTTCTGCACTTCTGCTGGCAGAGCGCAGTGATCGCAGTGCTCTATGTGCTGATCGATCGACTCACACGCAACGCCTCTGCATCGATTCGCTATGGCATCGCGGTAATTGCACTCGCACTCATGCCGCTTGCCGCGATCGCAACCTTTGTGGAGCAGGAACGGCTGGTGGTTCCGGCGCTGCACAGCGTGCAGTCGTCTACGCAGGCGGAGCAACAACTCCCGGTCGTCGCCTCGCGCCTGGGCGGTATGCACACTGCGATTCTGGATGAGTTGCCTGCTGCAGCCCCTGTTGTAAGCGGGAGTGAACTTTGGATCGCAGAAAATGCCGGATTGCTACTGCCGTGTATGGATGCCGTATGGCTTCTGGGTGTGGTCTTGCTGGCAGTGCGCGCCGCCGGCGGATGGTGGCAGCTACGCGGACTGAAGTTGCGAGCCAGCACCGCCGTACCAGCCGACGTCCAAGTTGCATTTGAACGATTGAAGCGCAGGTATGAATTGAGCCGTGGTGTCCTACTGCGCATGTCTGACGAGGTGATTTCGCCGATGGTGTTTGGCGCGTGGCGCACCGTGGTTCTTGTACCACTGAGTGCCGTTGCGCAGTTGACACCCGAGCAGATGGAGGCCGTACTCGCGCACGAGCTCGCCCATGTACGGCGGTGGGATTACCTCGTCAACCTGATGCAAACAGTGACGGAGTGCCTTTTCTTCTTCCATCCGGCCGTGTGGTGGATCAGCCACCGTGTCAGAGATTTTCGAGAAGTGTGTTGTGACGAGGCTGCAGCGCAAACGTGCGCGGATCCTGCAATCTATGCAGCAGCGCTACTGCAGATGGAGGAACAACGCTTTCAGCCACGACTGGCAATGGCATTGAACGGCAATGGTGGGACGCTTTTGCAACGAGTACGGCGAGTTATGGGAGAGAAAGCAATGGAGCAAAGACAGATGAGCGGAATCCGAATGATGACGGCAGGGCTGGCGTTGGTGGGACTGTATGCAGTTCCGCACGTAGCGCACAGCATGAAGATGGAAATAAAGCCAAAAGCTGCGGTTGCACCGATAGCAGAAGTTGCTCCACGCGTGGCTGCACAATCAACACCGGAAGTTTCTATCGCGGTAAAACCGAGGGTCGACGTTGAAACAGTTCAATCGACGAACATAGACATTGCAGATGCAAATCCCGAGCCAAATCCTGCACCTGCTCCACGTGCAGTCAATCAGAACTCTTCGCAAGAAGTGAAGCAGAACGGCATGCAATATCTCGACGGTATGAAGGCAGCTGGCTATCCGCTGGATCTCAACAACGATCTCGATGAGATCATCCGCCTTCGCTCCGTTGGTGTAACGCCCGAATATGCAGGCGCGATGGCACAAGCGGGCATGGGCAAACCCACGCTGAAAGAACTGACCACGCTGAAGGCTGTCGGTGTGACACCTGACTATGTAAAGTCGCTGAAGGCTTCATCTTCTGCGCCGGCAAACTTTCACGATGTGATCTCGTTCAAGACGCTCGGTGTAACGCCAGAGTATGCGCAGCAGATGGAGTCATTGGGGCTCGGCAAGCCTACTATGCATGACTTAACCAGCATGAAGGCCGTGGGCGTCACTCCCGAATATGCTGCCGGATTGAAGAGCTCGGGCTTCGCACCGAAAGACTTCCATGAACTGGTAAGTATGCGGGCAGTAGGCGTTACACCGGAATATGCAAGTGCCATGGCAGCTGCAGGCTTCTCCGCAAACTCCGCACATGACCTGGTCAGCATGAAAGCACAGGGCATGACGCCGGAGTATGCGAAGTGGCTGAAAGCCAACTTCCCGAACGCAGACTTGCACGCCATGCGCCAGGCAATCACCTTCCACATTGACGACAAATTCGTCGCCGATGCCAAGGCGCACGGTTTTAACGGGACCGATCTGGATAAGCTGACGAAGCTGAAGATGTCGGGCTTGCTGAACTAA
- a CDS encoding Xaa-Pro peptidase family protein — protein MDVVKVQEALKQAGVDGWLFYDHHVRDPLAYRILGLDPSMHVTRRWFYFIPAKGEPRKLNHRIEAGKLDTLQGERVLYSTWQEMESALEQMLKGATRIAMQYSPRNAVMYVAMVDAGTIEVLNGMGKEIVSSANLVSRFEAVLTEHQVETHYIAQRKIDRILEDGWREMGSRVRGTGTDEFAMVEWLQAELAKEGLVWEHGPNVSVGPNAADSHYEPVAGKSSRIERGSFVLIDIWGKLKDDLSAVWYDITWTGVVDRDPTELEGRVFRTVVDARDAAIRLVEQRFAAGKPIAGWEPDAAARQVIVNAGFGQWFTHRTGHNIGTELHGAGAHLDNFETHDERLILPMTCFSVEPGIYLPPGPECFGVRSEIDMMTKPGSAVVTGKIQRELVRI, from the coding sequence ATGGACGTTGTGAAGGTACAGGAGGCTCTCAAGCAGGCGGGCGTGGATGGGTGGTTGTTCTATGACCACCATGTGCGCGATCCGTTGGCATATCGCATCCTTGGGCTTGACCCATCCATGCACGTCACGCGTCGTTGGTTCTATTTCATTCCTGCGAAGGGTGAGCCACGCAAACTGAACCATCGGATTGAGGCGGGCAAGCTGGACACGCTGCAGGGCGAACGTGTGCTGTACTCCACGTGGCAGGAGATGGAGTCGGCGCTGGAGCAAATGCTCAAGGGCGCGACGCGTATTGCCATGCAGTATTCGCCTCGTAACGCCGTGATGTATGTGGCGATGGTGGATGCGGGCACCATCGAAGTGCTCAACGGTATGGGCAAGGAGATTGTTTCCTCGGCGAATCTCGTTAGCCGATTTGAGGCGGTTCTGACGGAGCACCAGGTAGAGACGCACTACATCGCACAGCGAAAGATCGATCGCATCTTGGAAGATGGCTGGCGTGAGATGGGCTCACGCGTACGCGGTACAGGGACGGACGAGTTCGCCATGGTGGAGTGGCTGCAGGCTGAGTTGGCGAAGGAGGGCCTGGTGTGGGAACACGGGCCAAACGTCAGCGTCGGACCGAATGCAGCGGACTCGCATTACGAGCCGGTAGCAGGGAAGTCGTCGCGGATTGAGCGCGGCTCGTTTGTGCTCATCGACATCTGGGGCAAGCTGAAGGATGATCTTTCGGCGGTCTGGTACGACATCACGTGGACCGGTGTTGTGGACCGCGATCCCACGGAGTTGGAAGGACGCGTCTTCCGCACCGTTGTGGACGCTCGTGATGCGGCGATTCGACTCGTAGAACAGCGGTTTGCAGCAGGGAAGCCGATTGCGGGTTGGGAACCGGATGCCGCGGCTCGCCAAGTGATCGTCAACGCCGGGTTTGGTCAGTGGTTTACGCATCGCACCGGGCACAATATCGGCACGGAGCTTCACGGCGCCGGCGCGCACCTGGATAACTTTGAGACGCATGACGAGCGCCTGATCCTGCCGATGACCTGTTTTTCCGTGGAACCGGGGATCTATCTCCCGCCCGGCCCCGAGTGCTTTGGGGTGCGAAGCGAGATTGACATGATGACGAAGCCGGGAAGCGCCGTTGTTACCGGGAAGATTCAGCGGGAACTGGTTCGAATCTAA